The proteins below are encoded in one region of Leptospira noumeaensis:
- the hemL gene encoding glutamate-1-semialdehyde 2,1-aminomutase has product MNSEDLFLRSKNVVPGGVHSPVRSFASVGGTPVFFSEANGAYLKSVEGKNYIDYCLSFGPLLFGHRHPEIQEVVEETVRKAWSFGACEPYSLELAEFIVSRIPWVEKIRFVNSGTEAVMSALRVAKAATGRNKILKFDGCYHGHLDQLLVKAGSGLAGLSSSDSKGIGPEIIQNTLVLPLDDEIALENLFREQGKEIACLAIEPIPANYGLLPQRIEFLKKCRELSTKYGTLLLFDEVISGFRVSFQGMAGLTGIVPDLVCYGKIIGGGFPVGAYAGKKEYMDLVAPSGPVYQAGTLSANPIGMRAGLKTLTKAWHENPYPELESKTKKLTSGILKLLVESGDSNWEAVTFGSLFWLKGKTKEPVRTITDIPSDHKANFASFFHKLLNQGVYLAPSGYEVGFLSTAHSDEIIEETINKTKQALKGK; this is encoded by the coding sequence ATGAATTCAGAAGATTTATTTCTTCGATCTAAAAATGTTGTTCCCGGTGGTGTACATAGCCCTGTTCGTTCTTTTGCTTCTGTGGGAGGAACACCTGTTTTTTTTAGCGAAGCAAATGGCGCCTATTTAAAGTCAGTCGAAGGGAAAAATTACATTGATTATTGTCTTAGTTTCGGTCCCCTCCTATTTGGACATAGGCATCCAGAAATCCAAGAGGTAGTGGAAGAAACGGTAAGAAAAGCCTGGTCTTTTGGAGCCTGCGAACCCTATTCTTTAGAACTGGCCGAGTTCATTGTTAGCCGCATTCCTTGGGTAGAAAAAATTCGTTTTGTTAACTCAGGAACAGAAGCTGTGATGAGTGCCCTACGCGTCGCGAAGGCTGCCACTGGTCGAAACAAAATTTTAAAATTTGACGGATGTTACCATGGCCACCTCGACCAATTACTTGTTAAAGCGGGCTCTGGACTTGCTGGACTTAGTTCCAGTGATAGCAAAGGGATTGGCCCTGAAATCATTCAGAATACCCTTGTACTGCCGTTAGATGATGAAATCGCATTAGAAAATTTATTCAGGGAACAAGGAAAAGAGATCGCATGTCTTGCCATAGAACCTATTCCTGCAAATTACGGCCTCCTTCCCCAAAGAATTGAATTTTTAAAAAAATGTAGAGAACTCTCAACAAAGTATGGCACCTTACTTTTATTTGATGAAGTTATTTCAGGATTTAGAGTATCTTTCCAAGGAATGGCTGGCCTTACAGGAATTGTTCCTGACCTTGTTTGTTACGGAAAAATCATCGGTGGTGGATTTCCAGTCGGAGCCTATGCTGGCAAAAAAGAATATATGGATTTAGTGGCACCAAGTGGACCTGTTTACCAAGCAGGAACCTTATCCGCAAATCCCATTGGAATGCGTGCTGGTCTCAAAACATTAACCAAAGCATGGCATGAAAACCCTTATCCCGAGCTCGAATCTAAAACAAAAAAACTAACCTCAGGTATACTAAAACTTCTTGTGGAATCGGGAGATTCTAATTGGGAAGCAGTTACATTTGGAAGTCTATTTTGGTTGAAAGGAAAAACCAAGGAACCTGTTCGAACCATAACCGATATCCCAAGTGATCATAAAGCAAACTTTGCATCGTTTTTTCACAAACTATTAAACCAAGGCGTATATCTGGCACCCAGCGGATATGAGGTTGGATTTTTATCCACTGCTCATAGTGATGAAATTATAGAAGAAACCATAAATAAAACAAAACAGGCATTAAAGGGGAAATAA
- a CDS encoding uroporphyrinogen decarboxylase family protein, producing MITTQFRNERFSNALNLIPQNIPPIWFMRQAGRYHSHYRKLKETYSFMELCKQPELAAEVALGPVKEFGFDVSILFSDLLFPLEALGMGLTYDPGPKLSFSLTSEKDLLKLKSSDEAIEGLKFQRDAVVRTREVLPKDVSLIGFVGGPFTLMTYASIGKHDGNLSFIKTNQNFVDQFYSILVPLLKQNIELQLQGGAEVVMIFDTAAGMLDPYNFLRYVAEPMNELAKLFPNQIGYYAKTSTEAQITQIHQIPNLAGFGVDHRFSIQETLKNFGGKGFIQGNFDQELLFAEEGKLKEKIREYLLPIKDLNPEERKGWVAGLGHGVLQFTPESSVHLLIDETRKVFSE from the coding sequence ATGATTACTACTCAGTTCAGAAATGAAAGATTTTCAAATGCCTTAAATTTGATTCCACAAAACATTCCACCAATCTGGTTTATGCGTCAAGCTGGCAGATACCATTCTCATTATCGTAAACTCAAAGAAACATATAGTTTTATGGAACTTTGTAAACAACCGGAACTTGCAGCAGAAGTGGCACTAGGACCAGTCAAAGAATTTGGGTTTGATGTGAGTATTTTATTCTCTGACTTACTGTTTCCTTTGGAAGCATTGGGTATGGGTTTGACTTACGATCCAGGCCCTAAACTTTCATTTTCACTTACCTCAGAAAAAGATCTTCTAAAATTAAAATCTAGTGATGAAGCCATCGAAGGACTTAAATTCCAAAGGGATGCAGTGGTTCGAACCCGCGAAGTTTTACCAAAAGATGTTTCACTCATTGGATTTGTAGGTGGACCTTTTACCTTAATGACCTATGCAAGTATTGGTAAACATGACGGAAACTTATCCTTTATCAAAACCAACCAAAACTTTGTGGATCAATTCTATTCCATTCTTGTTCCTCTATTGAAACAAAATATAGAATTACAATTACAAGGTGGAGCCGAGGTGGTTATGATTTTTGATACGGCTGCGGGAATGTTAGATCCTTATAACTTCCTTCGATATGTGGCGGAACCAATGAATGAACTGGCTAAACTTTTTCCAAATCAAATTGGTTATTATGCCAAAACTTCTACGGAAGCACAAATAACACAAATTCATCAGATTCCAAATCTTGCTGGCTTTGGAGTGGATCATAGATTTTCCATTCAAGAAACACTAAAGAACTTCGGAGGAAAAGGATTCATCCAAGGAAATTTTGATCAAGAACTCCTATTTGCTGAAGAAGGAAAACTTAAAGAAAAAATTAGGGAATACTTACTACCAATTAAAGATCTAAATCCAGAAGAAAGAAAGGGATGGGTGGCAGGTCTTGGGCATGGAGTTTTACAATTCACACCAGAAAGTTCGGTTCACCTTCTTATCGATGAAACAAGAAAGGTGTTTAGCGAATGA
- the hemN gene encoding oxygen-independent coproporphyrinogen III oxidase translates to MKHLLEKYDIPAPRYTSYPTVPYWTNSPTLDECIQSLETYLSPKESKLAIYIHIPFCETLCTFCGCNTSITKNHTVEEPYITALKNELQLYAGKVSSLSGKHLSELHLGGGSPTYLSDYNLQSTIEFILNKLNPTEDPQYSIEVDPRRTRVSQLKLLQKLGFRRISLGVQDFDPEVQRLVNRIQPFELTENTTLEARALGFDSINFDLIYGLPKQTLDSMKYSIEKTLALRPDRIAFYSYAHVPWIKASHRLFTEKDLPEASIKRELYEIGRSLLESAGYREIGMDHFALPHDKLWKAFDTNKLHRNFMGYSESKTDVMLGLGSSSISETPDLFFQNQKLEMKYRKSILDGTVPILRGHKLNPSDQLRKHLILDLMTSWKVNVPNEMKSHVTDFLQEMESDKLIHWEDNILSVTEKGKPFLRIIAMAFDEKLQLSQPTKPVFSKAI, encoded by the coding sequence ATGAAACACCTACTCGAAAAATACGATATACCTGCACCAAGGTATACAAGTTATCCAACTGTTCCCTATTGGACAAACTCACCCACGTTAGATGAATGTATCCAATCATTAGAAACTTATCTTTCTCCCAAAGAATCAAAATTAGCAATTTACATTCATATTCCTTTTTGTGAGACACTTTGTACGTTTTGCGGCTGTAACACATCTATCACAAAAAACCATACAGTGGAAGAACCTTATATTACAGCTTTAAAAAACGAACTTCAATTATACGCGGGAAAAGTATCAAGTTTAAGTGGAAAACATTTAAGCGAACTTCACTTAGGTGGAGGAAGTCCAACCTATTTATCTGATTACAATTTACAATCAACCATTGAATTCATATTAAACAAATTAAATCCAACAGAAGATCCCCAATATTCCATCGAAGTGGATCCAAGAAGAACCCGAGTATCCCAACTCAAACTTTTGCAGAAACTAGGTTTTAGAAGGATTAGCCTGGGTGTTCAAGATTTTGATCCAGAAGTCCAAAGATTAGTCAACAGAATACAACCATTCGAACTCACTGAGAATACCACTCTAGAAGCAAGAGCACTCGGATTTGATTCCATCAATTTTGATCTTATCTATGGACTACCAAAACAAACATTGGATTCAATGAAATATTCTATTGAAAAAACTCTAGCCCTTCGTCCAGACCGAATCGCATTTTATTCCTATGCTCACGTTCCCTGGATCAAAGCTTCCCATAGATTATTTACTGAAAAAGATCTCCCCGAAGCATCCATAAAACGAGAATTATATGAAATTGGACGATCCTTACTTGAAAGTGCAGGTTATAGAGAAATAGGAATGGATCATTTTGCCCTCCCTCATGATAAACTTTGGAAAGCATTTGATACAAACAAACTCCATCGAAATTTTATGGGTTATAGTGAATCCAAAACGGATGTGATGTTAGGACTTGGCTCTTCTTCTATTTCCGAAACTCCTGATCTATTTTTTCAAAACCAAAAACTAGAAATGAAATACCGTAAATCCATTCTAGACGGAACCGTTCCCATCCTTCGAGGACATAAACTAAACCCTTCTGACCAATTACGAAAACATTTGATTTTAGATCTCATGACATCTTGGAAGGTAAATGTTCCGAACGAAATGAAATCTCATGTAACCGATTTTTTACAAGAAATGGAATCTGATAAATTGATCCACTGGGAGGACAATATACTCAGCGTAACAGAAAAAGGAAAACCTTTCTTACGAATCATAGCGATGGCCTTCGACGAAAAATTACAACTAAGCCAACCAACAAAACCTGTTTTTTCCAAAGCAATATGA
- a CDS encoding protoporphyrinogen/coproporphyrinogen oxidase, producing the protein MSEEIHIVGGGITGLFLAYHHAKRGDSVTLYEHAEKLGGVIGTKDTNEGLVEQAANGVLLTDEIKSMLEDIGLTPLFPNKAAKRRYFWANGKTSLLPISILTGVKLLFTILFKKIKFNESQNLEIWANQMFGTSVTKNIIEPAIGGVYGTRLEALQAESIFSKWDGSGTKTILEEMKKSGKKSYGTVSFPGGMGDLVSHLVTYLESKIQIKTNFRFESLDEILKLKGKIRFCISLKNLIPLLGNKIQTYEVPNLLSITTITRFGKDHLTKKPCFGILFTKNEGIRALGVLLNSDIFPGRVKEDLHSETWIYPESAKENNGETWESILEKDRKLVSKKSDLPETIYVTSWSGVFPAYDRKLFVFNQKLDVLESEWISRGIDIRFYGNYRKGIGLRSLFESTSRK; encoded by the coding sequence ATGAGTGAAGAAATTCATATCGTTGGTGGAGGAATCACAGGACTATTCCTTGCCTACCATCACGCCAAACGAGGTGACTCAGTTACTTTATATGAACACGCAGAAAAATTAGGAGGTGTAATTGGAACAAAAGATACAAACGAAGGACTTGTAGAACAAGCAGCCAATGGTGTTTTACTGACAGATGAAATAAAATCCATGTTAGAAGACATTGGACTCACACCACTTTTTCCAAACAAAGCGGCCAAAAGAAGATACTTTTGGGCAAACGGAAAAACATCTCTACTGCCAATTTCAATACTAACAGGCGTAAAACTATTATTTACCATTTTATTTAAAAAAATCAAATTTAATGAAAGTCAAAATTTAGAAATCTGGGCAAACCAAATGTTTGGAACATCCGTAACAAAAAACATCATTGAACCAGCAATTGGTGGAGTATATGGAACGAGGCTAGAGGCATTGCAAGCAGAATCAATTTTTTCTAAATGGGACGGCTCCGGGACAAAAACTATTTTGGAAGAAATGAAAAAAAGCGGTAAAAAATCCTACGGAACCGTTTCTTTCCCTGGGGGAATGGGAGATTTAGTAAGTCACTTAGTTACTTATTTAGAGTCAAAAATTCAAATCAAAACCAACTTCCGATTTGAATCATTGGATGAAATTTTAAAACTAAAAGGCAAAATTAGATTTTGTATTTCACTAAAAAATCTAATTCCACTACTCGGGAACAAAATCCAAACTTATGAAGTTCCAAATCTACTTTCCATTACAACAATCACTAGGTTTGGAAAAGACCACCTAACAAAGAAACCTTGTTTCGGAATCCTTTTTACAAAAAATGAAGGGATTCGTGCACTAGGAGTTTTATTAAATTCGGACATATTCCCTGGACGGGTGAAAGAAGATCTTCATTCGGAAACATGGATTTATCCAGAATCTGCCAAAGAAAATAATGGAGAAACTTGGGAATCCATTCTTGAAAAAGATAGGAAATTGGTTAGTAAAAAATCAGATCTACCCGAAACTATTTACGTTACCTCCTGGAGTGGAGTGTTCCCAGCCTATGATCGAAAACTATTTGTCTTCAATCAAAAATTAGATGTTTTAGAATCGGAATGGATCTCTCGCGGAATCGATATCCGTTTTTATGGAAATTATAGAAAGGGAATTGGACTTAGGTCTTTATTTGAATCGACAAGTAGAAAGTGA
- the hemH gene encoding ferrochelatase, translated as MNLKPQKTLILVNLGGPRTTDEIEVFLTDLFTDPFVFDLPLPEFLRLPLARFIAKRRTPKVRKTYESMGFGGGSPLVSETEKQARTLESILNQKTNIDWSVKIAMTCGYPHIRDPEFGKPNPNTIYLPLYPQYSRSTVLSTLHHLEKKFKECPVGSGGYIPTFASDPKFHQISAKFIYEFFTGDLNPRDFLHFPKEKPNTDWKNLDLVFSAHGVPMRLIHKGDQYMKEIESSVAGITSDLRKLGYRGNIHISYQSKVGPAKWTEPSSLNMIESLAKAGKSIAVYPISFVSDHLETLEEIGEQFKDLAMESGAKTFTRIPAFGTYLPFMDFLSEKVMNADAEVHHCLCKEMGGESLSTCRFK; from the coding sequence ATGAATCTTAAACCCCAAAAAACTCTCATTCTTGTGAACTTAGGTGGCCCAAGAACCACAGATGAAATTGAAGTTTTTTTGACGGATCTATTTACAGATCCATTTGTTTTTGATTTGCCCCTACCTGAATTTTTGCGATTGCCTCTGGCTCGTTTCATTGCTAAAAGAAGAACTCCTAAGGTTCGGAAAACTTACGAATCAATGGGTTTTGGTGGCGGATCCCCTCTGGTATCTGAAACCGAAAAACAAGCGAGAACTCTTGAAAGTATATTGAACCAAAAAACAAATATCGATTGGTCCGTAAAAATAGCGATGACTTGCGGATATCCACATATCCGGGATCCCGAATTCGGAAAACCAAATCCAAATACCATCTATCTACCGTTATATCCTCAATATTCTCGTTCCACAGTCCTGTCTACTCTCCATCATTTGGAAAAAAAGTTTAAAGAATGTCCTGTAGGAAGTGGCGGATACATTCCTACTTTTGCATCAGATCCAAAGTTCCATCAAATCTCTGCTAAATTTATATACGAATTCTTTACTGGTGATTTAAATCCAAGAGACTTTTTGCATTTTCCTAAAGAGAAACCAAACACTGATTGGAAAAATTTAGATTTGGTTTTTTCAGCACACGGTGTTCCCATGCGATTGATTCATAAAGGTGATCAGTATATGAAAGAAATTGAATCTTCTGTTGCCGGGATCACGAGTGATTTACGTAAATTAGGTTATCGTGGAAACATACATATCTCTTACCAAAGTAAGGTGGGGCCAGCCAAGTGGACTGAGCCAAGTTCTTTAAATATGATTGAATCTCTGGCAAAAGCAGGAAAATCGATAGCGGTATATCCCATTAGTTTTGTGAGTGATCATTTGGAAACTTTGGAAGAGATCGGCGAACAATTCAAAGATCTCGCAATGGAGTCAGGAGCCAAAACGTTTACACGAATTCCGGCCTTTGGAACTTACCTTCCGTTTATGGATTTTCTTTCTGAAAAAGTAATGAACGCTGATGCGGAGGTTCATCATTGTCTATGTAAGGAAATGGGTGGGGAATCACTTTCTACTTGTCGATTCAAATAA
- a CDS encoding DNA topoisomerase translates to MSSYLDKDWIVVATKGHIKDLPAKSYGIDFKNQFEPEYEWLKGKKTVFSAIKTKAKLASIIYIASDPDREGEIIAKHCFDELVKLKKPIFRLRLKEISKTEVNRQIKLKSGLDFAEIESQIARRIVDRIFGFEVSPDLWKQLKISSLSAGRVQSTVLHWICEREKEIQNFSKEIYYQLKLQGSVSGKSVELDYQSKDKLDSNAIQKILKDIEVLPEPNHLKEILLSGIKKKNIKRNPAPAFSTASLLESSFRVLGFDSKKTMKLAQTLFEGKRIGSGERVGLITYMRTDSTRVSDSKRELGKEYLNKHFPGLVLDGSITPKKQKKYSQDAHEAVIPIFPEYSPETIGSYLSNEERSLYALIWERFLTSLMKPELGEETVYEFHKNNHVFIYKNEFITDSGFKAFGKREKRKNSEKVNWKLGDQFLYESNTIEEKQTEPPVRYTQGKLVQKMEDTGVGRPSTYGSIIETLRTRKYIVEYHKSIGPTALGMKVDEYLFLNFQEMIGESFTKDLEHKLDQITEDKSSRISLIQNFYDSLFALLRTPRKKYRSTEIKYPKNKEETLPGSYAKPNPNPNRSAKIKASTTRISIPKEQTNTKTCPVCNEGVVKTKLGKKGKTIYFCSRYPHCDYITYES, encoded by the coding sequence ATCTCGTCTTATTTAGATAAGGACTGGATTGTTGTTGCTACCAAAGGTCATATCAAAGACCTTCCCGCCAAATCTTATGGAATCGATTTTAAGAATCAATTTGAACCGGAATATGAATGGTTAAAAGGTAAAAAAACTGTTTTTTCCGCCATCAAAACCAAAGCTAAGTTAGCTTCCATTATCTATATTGCCAGTGACCCAGACAGAGAAGGGGAAATTATCGCCAAACATTGTTTTGACGAATTGGTAAAATTAAAAAAACCAATCTTTAGGCTTCGTTTAAAAGAAATATCTAAAACAGAAGTAAACAGACAAATTAAATTAAAGTCTGGTTTGGATTTTGCTGAAATTGAATCACAAATTGCGAGAAGAATTGTAGATCGAATTTTTGGATTTGAAGTTTCACCTGATTTATGGAAACAATTAAAAATCTCTTCCTTATCAGCGGGACGTGTTCAATCAACCGTCTTACATTGGATCTGTGAAAGGGAAAAAGAAATTCAAAATTTCTCTAAGGAAATTTACTACCAATTAAAATTACAGGGATCAGTTTCTGGCAAATCTGTGGAATTAGACTATCAATCAAAAGATAAATTAGATTCCAATGCAATTCAAAAAATTCTTAAGGATATAGAAGTCTTACCGGAACCAAATCATTTAAAAGAAATTTTATTGTCCGGGATCAAAAAGAAAAATATCAAACGAAATCCAGCACCGGCATTTTCGACTGCAAGTTTACTCGAATCTAGTTTTCGTGTTTTAGGTTTTGATTCCAAAAAAACGATGAAATTGGCGCAAACACTTTTTGAGGGGAAACGGATTGGTTCAGGAGAAAGGGTTGGTCTTATTACTTATATGCGTACAGATAGTACGAGAGTTTCCGATTCGAAACGTGAGTTAGGGAAAGAATATTTAAATAAACATTTTCCTGGTTTGGTTTTGGATGGATCTATCACTCCTAAAAAACAAAAAAAATACTCGCAAGACGCTCACGAAGCTGTGATTCCAATTTTTCCAGAGTATAGTCCAGAAACCATTGGATCCTATTTGTCAAATGAAGAAAGAAGTTTGTATGCTTTAATTTGGGAAAGGTTTTTGACTTCTCTAATGAAGCCAGAGTTAGGTGAAGAGACTGTTTATGAATTTCATAAAAACAATCATGTTTTTATCTATAAAAACGAATTCATCACAGATTCTGGATTTAAGGCTTTTGGAAAAAGAGAGAAGAGAAAAAACTCAGAAAAAGTAAACTGGAAGTTGGGTGACCAGTTCTTATACGAATCAAACACAATCGAAGAAAAACAAACAGAACCACCTGTAAGATATACGCAAGGTAAGTTAGTTCAAAAGATGGAAGATACAGGCGTAGGTCGACCATCCACTTATGGAAGTATCATCGAAACTTTAAGAACTCGGAAATACATCGTAGAATATCATAAGTCCATTGGACCGACAGCTCTTGGGATGAAAGTAGATGAATATCTTTTCCTTAACTTTCAAGAGATGATTGGAGAATCATTCACCAAAGACTTGGAACACAAATTAGACCAAATTACAGAAGATAAATCATCACGTATCAGTCTCATTCAAAATTTTTATGATAGTTTGTTTGCTTTGTTGCGTACACCGAGAAAAAAATATAGGAGTACGGAAATAAAATATCCAAAAAATAAAGAAGAAACTCTTCCTGGTTCTTATGCAAAACCAAACCCAAATCCAAATCGTTCCGCGAAGATAAAAGCCTCTACAACTAGAATTTCCATCCCCAAAGAGCAGACGAATACAAAAACTTGTCCCGTCTGTAACGAAGGAGTCGTAAAAACGAAACTAGGGAAAAAAGGAAAAACCATTTATTTCTGCTCGCGTTACCCGCATTGTGACTACATCACCTATGAATCTTAA
- the cysK gene encoding cysteine synthase A, which translates to MKINSILEAIGNTPHVRLSRLFGNDHEVYMKLERQNPGGSIKDRIALAMIEEAEKSGKLKKDSFIVEPTSGNTGIGLAMVAAVKGYSITLVMPEHMSVERRRIMAAYGAKFELTPREKGMPGAIAKAQEIVAANPNAWMPQQFENEANIQVHREKTAEEIAKDFPEGLDYIITGVGTGGHITGCAENLKKRFPKLKVFAVEPEGSPVLSGGKPGPHPLQGIGAGFIPKNCKTELLDGIITVGKDEAFTMAVLAAKKEGIFIGTSSGASLAAVSKKLKEIPAGSKVLTFCYDTGERYLSVEGLFV; encoded by the coding sequence ATGAAAATAAATAGCATTCTAGAAGCCATCGGAAATACACCTCACGTAAGATTGTCACGACTTTTTGGTAACGACCATGAAGTTTATATGAAACTCGAAAGACAAAATCCAGGTGGATCCATTAAAGATCGAATTGCTCTTGCGATGATCGAAGAAGCAGAAAAATCAGGAAAATTAAAAAAGGATTCTTTCATTGTAGAACCTACTTCAGGAAACACTGGTATTGGCCTTGCTATGGTAGCAGCTGTTAAAGGATACTCCATCACTCTTGTCATGCCGGAACATATGTCTGTGGAAAGACGGAGAATTATGGCCGCTTACGGTGCTAAGTTTGAACTTACACCACGAGAAAAAGGGATGCCAGGTGCGATTGCAAAAGCACAAGAAATTGTTGCTGCCAATCCAAATGCTTGGATGCCACAACAGTTTGAAAACGAAGCCAACATACAAGTTCATAGAGAAAAAACAGCGGAAGAAATCGCAAAAGATTTTCCAGAAGGTCTCGACTATATCATTACAGGAGTTGGTACGGGTGGTCATATCACTGGATGTGCTGAAAACTTAAAAAAACGATTTCCAAAGCTAAAAGTATTTGCTGTGGAACCAGAAGGTTCTCCAGTTCTTAGCGGTGGTAAACCTGGCCCACACCCTCTCCAAGGAATTGGTGCTGGATTCATTCCTAAAAATTGTAAAACAGAATTACTTGATGGTATCATTACCGTTGGTAAAGACGAAGCATTTACTATGGCTGTTCTTGCTGCCAAAAAAGAAGGAATTTTTATTGGAACTTCTTCTGGTGCTAGCCTTGCCGCAGTATCTAAAAAACTAAAAGAAATCCCAGCAGGTTCTAAGGTTCTTACTTTCTGTTATGATACAGGAGAAAGATACTTATCTGTTGAAGGTCTTTTCGTTTAA
- a CDS encoding HEAT repeat domain-containing protein has protein sequence MIRKSILFLYVLVLPAFIFAESEERFFEIQRTRLSSSDIFEIRDAIDQLTFVKSNRGIRDIISAMEGSSNFPTSPGNAPAVKFYAAQALGRKGEKLAVPYLIKTYQKESANIPEHNPPKKRTWKDGVADSNSLSSPYFYEDGEIPITLACGEILRALGSLPLSSESESTIKQALTSPNFYLRSAAADALYFSGKRESLSNLNDALGKETVPYTKISILSAVVGLERLPNQNYKAVLESLSDKDPQVRAKASDALRRLDFRTSAPYLEKVIESENDPKVLKQMKSDYEFLVSFHTP, from the coding sequence ATGATTCGAAAGTCCATTTTGTTTTTGTATGTCCTCGTTTTGCCGGCATTTATTTTTGCTGAATCGGAGGAACGTTTTTTTGAAATCCAACGAACCAGACTTTCTTCTTCTGATATATTTGAAATCCGTGATGCTATAGACCAACTTACTTTTGTTAAATCAAATAGGGGCATTCGGGATATTATTTCTGCTATGGAAGGATCTTCCAACTTTCCGACAAGTCCAGGAAATGCTCCTGCTGTTAAGTTTTATGCAGCGCAGGCTCTCGGTAGGAAGGGTGAGAAGTTAGCAGTTCCTTATTTAATCAAAACCTACCAAAAGGAATCAGCCAACATTCCAGAACACAATCCTCCCAAAAAAAGAACGTGGAAGGACGGAGTTGCGGATAGTAATTCTCTTTCCAGTCCGTATTTTTATGAAGACGGCGAAATTCCGATTACCTTGGCATGTGGGGAAATCTTACGGGCTTTAGGTTCCTTACCTTTGAGTTCAGAGTCGGAATCCACAATCAAACAGGCTTTGACAAGTCCCAATTTTTATCTGCGGAGTGCGGCGGCCGATGCTCTCTATTTTTCTGGAAAACGAGAGTCACTTTCGAACTTGAATGATGCCTTGGGTAAGGAGACTGTTCCTTACACGAAAATTTCTATTTTATCTGCTGTTGTTGGACTGGAACGATTGCCCAATCAGAATTATAAAGCTGTTTTAGAATCACTCTCAGATAAAGACCCACAAGTTCGGGCCAAAGCATCGGATGCTCTTCGGAGATTGGACTTTCGCACCTCGGCACCTTACTTAGAAAAGGTGATTGAGTCCGAAAATGATCCGAAGGTTTTAAAACAAATGAAGTCTGATTACGAGTTTTTAGTTTCCTTTCATACTCCTTAA
- a CDS encoding polyhydroxyalkanoate synthesis regulator DNA-binding domain-containing protein → MKLLKRYANRRLYDPETSSTITLEDVAKMIIGGEEIKVQDNMTGEDITPKILGQTFLKVSLGQRNEDFSNFMLTSLIRETGRDVSGLFERLILGGIGANYLTSERLEKIVNSMVELGELKEADFSHYREDLLRKMASRASEKKEQIQRDLEKFSQSILEENKATLGDLSEKLKEVAEKLKEN, encoded by the coding sequence ATGAAGCTCCTTAAACGATATGCAAACCGTAGACTTTATGATCCAGAAACTAGTTCCACAATCACATTAGAAGATGTGGCTAAGATGATCATTGGGGGAGAAGAAATCAAAGTCCAAGACAATATGACAGGAGAAGACATCACTCCTAAAATTTTGGGCCAAACTTTTCTAAAGGTGAGTCTTGGACAAAGGAACGAAGATTTTTCAAACTTTATGTTAACCTCTCTCATCCGTGAAACTGGTCGGGATGTTTCCGGACTTTTTGAACGATTGATTCTCGGGGGTATTGGAGCCAACTACCTCACCTCAGAACGGCTAGAAAAAATTGTAAATTCTATGGTAGAACTAGGCGAACTCAAAGAAGCAGATTTTAGCCATTACCGAGAAGATTTATTACGCAAAATGGCCTCTCGGGCCAGTGAAAAAAAGGAACAAATCCAAAGAGATTTGGAAAAATTCAGCCAATCCATTTTGGAAGAAAATAAGGCCACACTTGGCGATCTTTCCGAAAAATTAAAAGAAGTCGCAGAAAAATTAAAAGAAAATTAG